In the Streptomyces sp. f51 genome, one interval contains:
- the purQ gene encoding phosphoribosylformylglycinamidine synthase subunit PurQ, translating into MTARIGVVTFPGSLDDRDTQRAIRLAGAEPVALWHKDKDLKQVDAVVLPGGFSYGDYLRAGAISRFSPVMETLIEQAKSGMPVLGICNGFQVLTEAHLLPGAMLGNNHLHFICRDQKLRVENAGTAWTADYTAGQEIHIPLKNMDGRYVADEHTLDMLEAEGRVAFRYVDVNPNGSLRDIAGITNEAGNVVGLMPHPEHAVEPLVGSGRTDGLPFFTSILKKLVNA; encoded by the coding sequence GTGACCGCTCGTATTGGAGTCGTCACCTTTCCCGGCAGCCTGGACGACCGCGACACCCAGCGCGCGATCCGGCTCGCGGGCGCGGAACCCGTAGCCCTCTGGCACAAGGACAAGGACCTCAAGCAGGTCGACGCCGTCGTGCTGCCCGGCGGTTTCTCCTACGGCGACTATCTCCGGGCCGGCGCCATCTCGCGCTTCTCTCCGGTGATGGAGACGCTCATCGAGCAGGCGAAGTCCGGAATGCCGGTTCTCGGCATCTGCAACGGCTTCCAGGTCCTCACCGAGGCGCACCTCCTGCCCGGCGCGATGCTCGGCAACAACCACCTCCACTTCATCTGCCGCGACCAGAAGCTGCGGGTGGAGAACGCGGGGACCGCCTGGACCGCCGACTACACGGCCGGCCAGGAGATCCACATCCCGCTGAAGAACATGGACGGGCGCTACGTCGCCGACGAGCACACGCTCGACATGCTGGAGGCGGAGGGCCGGGTCGCGTTCCGCTACGTGGACGTCAACCCGAACGGCTCGCTGCGGGACATCGCCGGCATCACGAACGAGGCCGGGAACGTCGTCGGTCTCATGCCGCACCCCGAGCACGCCGTCGAGCCGCTCGTCGGCTCCGGCCGCACCGACGGCCTCCCCTTCTTCACCTCGATCCTCAAGAAGCTGGTCAACGCATGA
- the purS gene encoding phosphoribosylformylglycinamidine synthase subunit PurS, translating into MARVVVDVMLKPEILDPQGQAVQRALPRLGFEGVSDVRQGKRFELEVDGPVDDAALARIHELAESFLANTVIEDFTVKVEEVAEAGK; encoded by the coding sequence GTGGCACGCGTCGTAGTCGACGTCATGCTCAAGCCGGAGATCCTCGACCCCCAGGGCCAGGCGGTGCAGCGTGCACTGCCGCGCCTCGGTTTCGAAGGTGTCTCCGACGTCCGTCAGGGAAAGCGATTCGAACTGGAAGTGGACGGACCGGTGGACGACGCCGCGCTCGCCCGCATCCACGAACTGGCGGAATCCTTCCTCGCCAACACCGTGATCGAGGACTTCACCGTCAAGGTCGAGGAAGTCGCGGAGGCCGGAAAGTGA
- the purL gene encoding phosphoribosylformylglycinamidine synthase subunit PurL: MSRTPLDTVENAAATPDVELPWAELGLKKDEYERVVEILGRRPTGAELAMYSVMWSEHCSYKSSKVHLRQFGEKAPQSDALLVGIGENAGVVDVGQGYAVTFKVESHNHPSYVEPYQGAATGVGGIVRDIIAMGARPVAVVDPLRFGAADHPDTKRVLPGVVAGIGGYGNCLGLPNIGGEVVFDACYQGNPLVNAGAIGVMRHEDIHLAKASGTGNKVILYGARTGGDGIGGASILASETFDDAKPSKRPAVQVGDPFQEKLLIECTLEAFAEKLVVGIQDLGAAGLSCATSELASNGSGGMRVTLDDVPLRDSTLSPEEILMSESQERMCAVVEPEKVDRFLEICDKWDVIATVIGEVTDGDRLEIFWHGGKIVDVDPRTVAHDGPVYERPYARPEWQDALQADDAGKLPRPATGDELKDQVLKLVSSPNQASKSWITSQYDHFVQGNTVLAQPEDSGMIRIDEETGLGVAIATDGNGRYAKLDPYTGAQLALAEAYRNVATTGAKPLAVSDCLNFGSPEDPAVMWQFAEAIRGLADACQQLGTPVTGGNVSLYNQTGEVAIHPTPVVAVLGVIDDVARRTPVAFQEEGQLLYLLGDTREEFGGSAWSQVVHDHLGGLPPKVDLERERLLADILISASRDGMVDSAHDLSDGGLVQAVVESALLGGKGARLVVPDGLDAFTFLFSESAGRAVVAVPRSEELRFNDMCGARGLPVTRIGVVDGTEAEAAVVEVQGEFALTLAELRTAHEGTIPALLA, from the coding sequence ATGAGCCGCACGCCTCTGGACACGGTCGAGAACGCGGCCGCGACCCCCGACGTCGAGCTGCCCTGGGCCGAACTGGGCCTGAAGAAGGACGAGTACGAGCGGGTCGTCGAGATCCTCGGCCGCCGGCCCACCGGCGCCGAGCTCGCCATGTACTCCGTCATGTGGTCCGAGCACTGCTCGTACAAGTCCTCGAAGGTCCACCTCCGCCAGTTCGGCGAGAAGGCCCCGCAGTCGGACGCCCTCCTCGTCGGCATCGGCGAGAACGCCGGTGTCGTCGACGTCGGCCAGGGCTACGCGGTCACCTTCAAGGTCGAGTCGCACAACCACCCGTCGTACGTCGAGCCCTACCAGGGCGCGGCCACCGGCGTCGGCGGCATCGTGCGCGACATCATCGCCATGGGCGCCCGCCCGGTGGCGGTCGTGGACCCGCTGCGCTTCGGCGCGGCCGACCACCCCGACACCAAGCGCGTCCTGCCCGGCGTCGTCGCCGGCATCGGCGGCTACGGCAACTGCCTGGGCCTGCCGAACATCGGCGGCGAGGTCGTCTTCGACGCCTGCTACCAGGGCAACCCGCTGGTCAACGCCGGTGCCATCGGCGTCATGCGGCACGAGGACATCCACCTCGCGAAGGCGTCCGGCACCGGCAACAAGGTCATCCTGTACGGGGCCCGCACGGGCGGCGACGGCATCGGCGGCGCGTCGATCCTCGCCTCGGAGACCTTCGACGACGCCAAGCCGTCGAAGCGTCCCGCCGTCCAGGTCGGCGACCCCTTCCAGGAGAAGCTCCTCATCGAGTGCACCCTGGAGGCCTTCGCCGAGAAGCTGGTCGTCGGCATCCAGGACCTCGGCGCGGCCGGACTGTCCTGCGCCACCAGCGAACTCGCCTCCAACGGCTCCGGCGGCATGCGGGTCACCCTGGACGACGTACCGCTGCGCGACTCCACGCTCTCGCCCGAGGAGATCCTCATGAGCGAGTCGCAGGAACGCATGTGCGCGGTCGTCGAGCCGGAGAAGGTCGACCGGTTCCTGGAGATCTGCGACAAGTGGGACGTCATCGCCACCGTCATCGGTGAGGTCACCGACGGCGACCGTCTGGAGATCTTCTGGCACGGCGGCAAGATCGTCGACGTCGACCCGCGCACGGTCGCGCACGACGGCCCGGTCTACGAGCGTCCCTATGCCCGTCCGGAGTGGCAGGACGCGCTCCAGGCCGACGACGCCGGCAAGCTGCCCCGCCCGGCGACCGGCGACGAGCTGAAGGACCAGGTCCTCAAGCTGGTCTCCTCGCCGAACCAGGCCTCCAAGTCCTGGATCACCTCCCAGTACGACCACTTCGTGCAGGGCAACACGGTGCTGGCGCAGCCCGAGGACTCGGGCATGATCCGCATCGACGAGGAGACCGGGCTCGGCGTCGCCATCGCGACCGACGGCAACGGCCGTTACGCCAAGCTCGACCCGTACACGGGCGCGCAGCTGGCCCTGGCCGAGGCCTACCGCAACGTCGCGACGACCGGTGCCAAGCCGCTCGCCGTGTCCGACTGCCTGAACTTCGGCTCGCCCGAGGACCCGGCCGTCATGTGGCAGTTCGCCGAGGCGATCCGCGGTCTGGCCGACGCCTGCCAGCAGCTCGGCACCCCGGTGACCGGCGGCAACGTCTCGCTGTACAACCAGACCGGCGAGGTGGCCATCCACCCGACCCCGGTCGTGGCCGTGCTGGGCGTCATCGACGACGTCGCCCGCCGCACCCCGGTCGCCTTCCAGGAAGAGGGCCAGCTCCTCTACCTGCTCGGTGACACCCGCGAGGAGTTCGGCGGTTCGGCCTGGTCCCAGGTCGTCCACGACCACCTGGGCGGTCTGCCGCCGAAGGTCGACCTGGAGCGCGAGCGGCTGCTCGCCGACATCCTCATCTCGGCGTCCCGCGACGGCATGGTCGACTCCGCGCACGACCTGTCCGACGGCGGTCTCGTCCAGGCCGTGGTCGAGTCGGCTCTGCTCGGCGGCAAGGGCGCGCGGCTCGTCGTGCCCGACGGTCTCGACGCGTTCACCTTCCTGTTCTCGGAGTCGGCGGGCCGCGCGGTCGTCGCCGTCCCGCGTTCGGAGGAGCTCCGCTTCAACGACATGTGCGGTGCCAGGGG